A single genomic interval of Selenobaculum gibii harbors:
- a CDS encoding aminotransferase class V-fold PLP-dependent enzyme — MKKNPEQKFRRLVAGVDECIPLLDGSEVVGINFDNAATTPPFKSVLKELNDFAPWYSSIHRGTGYKSILSSDLFENGRKLIKKFVGADCDDIVIYTKNTTEAINIVANALRYQAEGKIVLSTDMEHLANDLPWRSSFAMDYVRINHEGKLDLNDLEYKLKGYQGNVRLVAVTGASNVTGYINSIPQISYLVHRYGAELLIDGAQLVPHREIHMKEEGIDYLAFSAHKMYAPFGSGALIGKPEIFTHCQPNTKGGGAVTLVTHDFVDWDKPPYKEEAGTPNVMGVAALLAAIHCLQKLDMEEVHEYEQDLITYIIKGLRKIKGIGLYGCPRECKDKVSIIAFTLPEIEHRLIAKILSYEGGIAVRSGLFCAHPYVQKLLGLSKADIEWYRQNPQVNFPGLVRVSLGIYNTYQEADKLIQHVCRIAENISYYKKKYKKIYEQKENKLLHPLCRQLP, encoded by the coding sequence ATGAAGAAAAATCCTGAACAAAAATTTCGTCGCTTAGTTGCAGGAGTAGATGAATGTATTCCTTTACTTGATGGTTCTGAAGTAGTTGGAATAAATTTTGACAATGCGGCGACAACACCACCTTTTAAAAGTGTATTAAAAGAGTTAAATGATTTTGCACCATGGTACTCATCTATTCATCGAGGGACAGGATATAAATCAATTTTATCCTCGGATTTATTTGAAAATGGTAGAAAACTTATCAAAAAGTTTGTAGGCGCTGATTGTGATGATATTGTAATTTATACAAAGAATACGACAGAAGCAATTAATATTGTCGCAAATGCATTGCGTTATCAGGCAGAAGGAAAAATTGTGCTTAGTACGGATATGGAGCATTTAGCAAATGATTTACCTTGGCGTAGTAGTTTTGCGATGGACTATGTGAGGATAAATCATGAGGGGAAACTTGATTTAAATGATCTGGAGTATAAATTAAAAGGATACCAAGGAAATGTTCGATTGGTTGCGGTCACTGGAGCTTCTAATGTTACAGGCTATATTAACTCCATTCCACAAATCAGTTACTTAGTACATCGGTATGGAGCTGAGCTTTTGATTGATGGAGCTCAATTGGTTCCACATCGTGAGATTCATATGAAAGAAGAAGGAATTGATTATCTAGCTTTTTCGGCGCATAAAATGTATGCACCTTTTGGTTCTGGAGCGCTGATTGGAAAACCAGAAATATTTACTCACTGCCAACCAAACACAAAAGGTGGTGGAGCTGTAACACTTGTTACCCATGATTTTGTTGATTGGGATAAACCTCCTTATAAAGAGGAAGCAGGGACGCCAAATGTTATGGGGGTGGCAGCTCTGTTAGCTGCGATTCATTGCCTGCAAAAGCTGGATATGGAAGAGGTTCATGAATATGAACAAGATCTGATTACGTATATTATTAAAGGACTCCGAAAAATAAAGGGAATTGGGTTGTATGGATGCCCTAGGGAATGCAAGGATAAAGTTAGTATCATTGCATTTACACTTCCAGAAATAGAGCATCGTTTGATTGCGAAAATTCTTTCTTATGAAGGTGGAATTGCTGTACGTAGCGGATTATTTTGTGCACATCCATATGTTCAGAAACTGTTGGGATTAAGCAAGGCGGATATTGAATGGTATCGGCAGAATCCGCAAGTAAATTTTCCGGGTTTAGTTAGAGTAAGTTTGGGGATATATAACACATATCAAGAGGCGGATAAACTTATCCAGCACGTTTGCCGAATTGCAGAAAATATTAGCTACTATAAAAAGAAATACAAAAAAATATATGAGCAGAAGGAAAATAAGTTATTACATCCATTATGTCGGCAGCTACCATAA
- a CDS encoding RidA family protein: MKKVVHSKCAPAAIGPYSQAIKSNGFLFVSGQIPINPESGEIVEGGVDVQTRQSLENLKAILNDAGIGFENVVKTTVFLKNINDFVAMNTVYANYFREQCPARACVEVSNLPKGALVEIELIATMGEYSY, from the coding sequence GTGAAAAAAGTTGTACATTCTAAATGTGCCCCAGCGGCTATTGGACCATATTCGCAAGCAATTAAATCAAATGGTTTTTTATTTGTATCAGGACAAATTCCAATCAATCCAGAAAGTGGTGAGATTGTTGAAGGCGGAGTAGATGTTCAAACAAGGCAATCTTTAGAAAACTTAAAAGCAATTTTAAATGACGCTGGAATTGGTTTTGAAAATGTGGTGAAAACAACTGTATTTTTAAAAAATATTAATGATTTTGTAGCGATGAATACAGTTTATGCAAATTATTTTAGAGAACAATGTCCAGCTAGGGCATGTGTTGAAGTTAGTAACCTGCCAAAAGGTGCATTAGTTGAAATTGAGCTTATTGCGACTATGGGAGAATATTCTTATTAA
- the aroH gene encoding chorismate mutase, which yields MQGIRGAITVGENKKEIIFEAVQDLLNQLVEKNDLALSDIGAAIFSATPDLNAAFPAAAARKIGWNLVPLFGTQELDVENGLDMCVRVLLLVNTDKKQEEIAHVYLGESNCLRPDLAKNILD from the coding sequence TTGCAAGGGATACGGGGCGCAATTACTGTAGGTGAAAATAAAAAAGAAATAATTTTTGAAGCTGTACAAGATCTATTGAATCAATTAGTAGAAAAAAATGATTTAGCGTTATCTGATATTGGAGCTGCTATTTTTAGTGCAACACCAGATTTAAATGCTGCTTTCCCAGCAGCGGCAGCGCGAAAAATTGGTTGGAATTTAGTTCCTTTGTTTGGCACGCAAGAACTTGATGTTGAAAATGGTCTAGATATGTGTGTGAGAGTTCTTTTATTGGTAAATACAGATAAAAAACAAGAGGAAATTGCTCATGTATATTTAGGAGAATCTAACTGTTTAAGACCGGATTTAGCAAAGAATATATTAGATTAA